The region AAGTCATCGTTGATTTTGCTGTTCATTCCTAGAACCTCAGTGCAGGAAGCGCATCGCCATGGGTTTGCGGGGGGACAGAAGGTCGCGGTAAGCTTAGTCCTGAACGGATCTGGGTGACCGACGGAAGCCTTCGTCAGGCAACCGCTTCACGCCTATCGAAGCGATCAGGTTGTCTTACCATGTTGGTGGATCCTGCCCGGCACCCCGAAAGAGCACTTCGCGCGACAGCAATGGGGCTTAGAAAAAGGCCGGTCCTGCCACCAAACATTGGTTTTATCCTACCAACGACTTCGATTCGTTACAATGAGGCGGCGCCCCGTCAGGCGAGTTTACCGTTTTCAGTCTTCCGCATTCAGCAAATTCGATACGACCGGAATTGAGAGGACGCACCGTGCCGTTGAACTACCCGTTGATTTTCAAGCCAACATTCCGTGACTATATCTGGGGAGGCCGACGCCTGGGGACGGTACTGAATAAACCGATTCCAGACGAAGGGGACTACGCGGAAAGCTGGGAAGTGGTCGATCACGGCGAAGACCAAAGTATTGTGGCCAATGGACCAGAAGCCGGGAAAACGCTTGGCCAACTGGTTAATGAGTTCCCGGAAGATCTCTTCGGCAGCAAAACACCGTCCGCGACATTTCCGCTGCTGTTCAAATTCCTGGACGCCAACCGCGACTTGTCGATCCAAGTCCATCCAGATGACACCCAAGGCGCGAAGCTCGATCCACCAGATTTAGGCAAAACCGAAGCCTGGTACATCCTCGATGCCGAGCCAGGGGCGAAAGTTTACGTCGGGCTGAAAGAAGGGCTCACCCAAGAAGACCTGGCTAAAGCGGTTGTCGAAGACAAAGTCATCGACGCAATGCACGTGCTGGAACCCCAAAAGGGTGACTGCTTGTTCATTCCCGCGACAACCGTTCATGCACTGGGAAAAGGTCTTTTGGTTGCCGAAATCCAACAGGCCAGCAACACTACGTTTCGCCTTTTCGACTGGAACCGCGTAGGAGCCGATGGAAAGCCGCGGCAGCTTCATATCCAGGAGTCGCTCGACACAATCGACTTTGAAAAGGGCCCTGTCCAGCCACAAGAGCCTCAGCCAACGTCAGATCCGGACATTGAACGACTTGTCACCTGCGACAAATTCATCCTCGATCGCTGGGAGTTTGACGACCGAAAGTCGATCGGGAGCGACCGCAGCTTCCATATCGTGGCGGTCCTCGAAGGCAAAGTCCGCTCGTCGCACGCCCATTTAGACCAGGCACTTGGAAAGGGATCGACATTCCTGGTCCCCGCTGGATGTGGCCCGCTGCCGCTAAGGGCGCTGGAACCAACCGTGCTACTGGACATGTATTTGCCCTAAAAAAGGGGAAATTAGTTCTCCATTGCGGCAATTTACGGAAACCGGTAAGGTTCGCGAAAAGAAGCGTTTTCGGACGCGTTCGGACCTGCCTGGAGTTTTCCTATGTTGCTTCGTCTATGCATTCTCGGCCTACTGCTACTACCTTCAGCAGGCTGCGCGTCGTTGGCGAGGCCCAATTGGTTCAACCCCGGGACGGTCGAACAGCAGCGACTACGGGCACTGCATAGCGACCCATATCCCGATACCGAAGCAGGCCCGGAAATGGTGGGCGTTCGTCCACGGGAATACAACTCCTCGCTGCCGGAAGCGGTTAAGAACCAGCCGTACAGCTTTCTCGACCCCTACGGAAACCCCGCGTTTTAGCAGGTTTGCCTCGGCTCCCCATGGGCGATTGCGATCTCAAGGCGTATCATAGTGCTATTCGCCTGAGTCCTTTTTTCGCAGTCTATTGGCCCTATGCCTGGTTCATCGTCATCGTCTTCCTTGGTCCGCCTTCACAAAGTTTTGGCGGAAGCCGGCATTGGTTCGCGCCGTAAGTGCGAAGAGATCATCGAGGAAGGCCGTGTTGAAGTTGACGGTGAGTTCGTCACCGAACTAGGGACGACCGTCGATCCAGCGAAACAGAAAATCACCGTCGATGGACAGCGAATTCGCGTTCGCCGCAAACAGTACTTCATTCTGAACAAGCCCGTCGGTGTGATCAGCACCAACTTTGATCAGGATGGGCGAACCAGGGTGATCGACCTGCTGCCTCAGGAAGAGCGGCTGTTCACGATTGGCCGACTCGATCGCCAGAGCGAAGGGCTGATCATCGTCACCAACGACGGCGAACTGGCCAACCAATTGGCCCATCCTCGTTATGGCGTGGCGAAAACCTACCACGTGGAAGTGGCCGGGGCTGTTTCTGTCGATGCAATCAAGATGGTGCAAAGCGGCGTCTATATTGCCGAAGGCTTCATCAAAGCGGAAAGCTGCCGACTGAAACGCAAGCTGCCCAAAAGCTCGATCCTCGAGATCATTCTGCGAGAAGGTAAAAACCGCGAAATCCGCCGGCTATTGGCGAAAATCGGCCACAAAGTCCTTCGCCTACGGCGCGTTGCCATTGGTCCGTTGAAGCTCGGTGAAGTCCCTGCAGGGGCATTTCGCGAACTAACGCCTGCGGAAGTCAAATCGCTTCGCGACAGCTCCGGCAAAGCACCGTCATCTGGCGGTCCCAAACGAAAAACCGCAGGGCGACGCGATGCCGGCACGAGTCCGACTTTCCGCACCGGCAAAAAAACAACCAAGAAGAGCCCCACCTATCGCGGCGGCAAGAAGAAGACCAAGAAGAAAACCGCCAAGAAGCCGCTCGCTACGGAATCTCGTCGCGGCCAAGGACGCGTTGTTAAACAGCGGGCCGAATCGCGTAAGAAACAGCAGAGCCGCCGCAAGAAGAGCTAAGAGAAAAGGATTGGAAGCCGATGTCCCAGTTCCAATTTCAAGCGACGTCGATCGTCGAGAACGTCCCGTTGGCTGCTCGCATTTTCCGAGTTCGCTTTGAAGCCCCCGAGATTGCGGCGAAGATTCGTCCTGGGCAGTTCGTGATGGTCCGCATTGCCGATTGCTTAGACCCTCTGCTCGGTCGAGCGTTCGCATTGTATGACGTCATTGCCGACGAGAACGGCCAACCGAAGTATGTCGACGTCGTTTACCAAGTCCACGGCAAGCTGACGTCACGACTGAAACAGCTTGAGCCAGGCCAGAATCTGGAAGTCTGGGGCCCACTGGGCAACGGTTTCACCCTTCCGGAAACCGAGCATTTGATCCTGGTAGCCGGGGGAATCGGCCAGACGCCATTCCTGGCCGTTGCGAAACAAGTTCTAGGGCAACAGTCGTACGGGGCAGGGGAGTCGACGACCAAAAAGCCTAAGAAGGTCACACTCTGCTACGGAGCCCGATCGGTTTCCGATTTAGCCGGACTGGAAGACTTCAAAGCGACCGGAATGGATCTAAAGATCTGCACCGACGACGGAAGTGCCGGACATCATGGCTTGGTGACTTCGCTTTTAGATCAAGCTCTCGCAGAAGACATCGGCCAAGCTCACGTGCTGTGCTGTGGCCCTGAGAAGATGATGGAAGCGGTCAGCGAACTGACGACCGAGCGAGACATTCCGTGCCAGGTTTCGCTCGAAACGCCCATGGCATGCGGTATTGGTATCTGCTTCACGTGTGTCGCCCCAGTCCATCAAGAGGACGGCACCTGGGACTATAAACGAACATGCGTCGAAGGACCAATCTTCAACGCATGTGACATTGCTTGGGAGCATGCCTGATCGATTAGCGATGCTTCGTAAAACGATCAGGCGAATTCAAACAGCTTCCGCGAACTAGGCGGCAGCTTTGTCTTTGGCGCTCTTGATGTGGTAATTCAGGCGCGACTTCAGACGCGAAGTGGTCTTGGGATGCAGAACATGCTTGGCACCAGCCTTGTCCAGCTTCTTGACCGTGGTAACGAACAATTCGTCTGCCTTGTCGAATTCGTTCGCAGCAACGGCTTCTCGAACCTTGCGAATGTACGAACGAATCGAGGACTTAACCGCACGATTGTGAGTACGGCGAACCACATTCTGGCGAAGACGTTTTTTGGCGCTCTTGGTATTAGGCATGATTGAACCGGGTAATCGGAAACGAACAGTCCTTTGTCAGACTCTTAATAGAAGCTAATCATCATGCCGCATTTACTTGAGTTTGTCTAGCCGTCGCTTGACATCTTTGTACGCTGGATCCATTTTCTCCAGTCTTTTGAGGTAAGAAGTGGCCGAAGACCACTCTTTGAGCCCCTGAGCGAGCACGCCGGCTCGGTACAAAAGCAGCTTTAATCGCTCGGAACTCAAGTTGTCAGCATAGTTTAGCGCTTCTTCGTACATCTCCATGGCAGTCATGAATTTCTTACGAGCCTGGAGGCACTCACCTTTGCCGAGGTAGCAAATTGCTAAAAGTTTCTCGTCTGCCAACGCGATTTCATCGAAGATTGCTTCCGCTTCCTCATAATTTCCCATCCGCTTGAGCCGCAATCCAAGCTCGTATTTGATGCTCAGATCGTCCGGATGGCGTTCGCTGCGTCGCGTATAGATCTCTAATTCGAGTCGGTTAAGATCATTCTTCGCCGTCTCGACCAACTCCAGCAATTGCGGGCTCGACTGCGAAGAGGCCTGATTCTGGGCCATCTGGTAGCGGTGTCGACCCTTCTGAATCAGCAGATCTTCCCGCTTTTCGGTCAATTCCATCGAGTCGCCGAAATGGGCCTGAGCCTCTTTCCAGACCGATTCCGCCTCAAAGAATTTCCCTTCTTCGACCCACAAATCGATCAACTTCATGTAGTTGTCGACTTGATCGGGATTGTCTTCGATCTTGGCTTTGAGCTTTTGCTTCTCGTTCAGCTCAATCTTCTTCGTCGCAGGGCGCTCTTGGACCTCGGTCGATTCGTTCCCTTGCTGCGTCGCTTGTCGCCGACGAACTTTCGCCGCATCGGCCGGGTCGATTCGATTGGTGACCGTCGCTAAGCCTTTCGCGCGACGTTCGCGATCGATCGTCAGCTGCGAAATCATCTGATTCGCTTCTTTGTCGCCGCGGTTTTTGTCCTCGATAAAATGCCACAGCGAGATGGCCTGATCGAACTGCCCAACGCGACCTAAGTAACGGGCACAATGCCGCATCACTTCCATATCGCCTGGCGAGCCGTCCATCGCGTTTTTCATGTAGCGCAAGCCAACTTCGTTGTAGCGCATCGCTTCACAAGCATCGACCATCGCCCTGAGCACGACGCTGTCGTAAGGGTTGCTCTTCAGCAGATCGACCCCTTCTTTGATGACGTCTTGCCACTTTTTCGCAGACAGGGCCTTCTTCAAACCACCCTTTCCACCAAAACCGGAAAAGAGCGAACCCTTCTTTTTCCCTTTGAATTTGAGGTCGAGATTTTCAAGCATTTTCTCGACATAGACGAGATTGGCAGGGTCTCGCTTGCAGCAGTCTCCGAGCAAACTATGCGCGTAGTCATAGTCGTATTTCTGCTTACTCATCATCTGCGTTGCATGGTCGAACAACCGCTGAAGCTGTTTTCGCATCGCAGGCGAGACTTCGTAGTCGGCATCTTCCGAAACCGAGAAACTTCCACCGTCAGACATAAGCTGTGCCAAATCTATCGGACTTGCATGATGAATTTACAGGGCTTGCCCAGCACAATAATCCGTTACTCCTATTGTATCAACCGCTTCCGTTAAGGGGCGGATTCGTTTTAAATTCACGGAAGAGTACCATTTCCGCGACTTAAACCTCCTGATGAGGGGCCGCCGTGACACCCAATGTTCAAGATACAACCGCCAAGCCAACCGGAACCGTATACCTGGTCGGCAGCGGTCCCGGCGACCCTGGTCTTGTCACCGAAAAGGGAATTCAGTGCCTGCGACAGGCCGACGTCGTTTTGTACGACTATCTTTCCAATCCACAGTTGCTGGAGTATGCCACCGCAGCACAGGAAATGCATTGCCTCGGCAGCCACGCTCAGCGCAAGCTTTGGTCCCAAGACCGCATCAACGAGGAAATGGTCGCTCAAGCGAAGCAGGGTAAGACTATTGTGCGACTGAAAAGTGGCGACCCAACCGTCTTTGCCAGAGCCGCGGAGGAGATCGAAGCCTTACGAGCAGCAGACGTTCCTTTTCAAATCGTCCCTGGTATCACAACCGCACTCGCCGCGAGCGCCTACGCTGGCATTCCCTTGACCCATTCCGAGCATGCTTCGGCCGTTGCGTTTGTCACAGGGCACGAGAAGCCCGGCAAAGATGGCTCAGCGATCGACTTCGGAGCACTCGCCAGCTTCCCCGGAACGCTGGTCTTTTACATGGGCGTCACCACGGCTCCACAGTGGTCAGCACAACTGATTCAACATGGTAAGTCTGCTGACACGCCATGTGCGATTATCCGCCGGTGCAGTTGGCCTGATCAAGAAACGTTTCGTTGCACGCTGGGTGAAATCCCTAACCTGCTGCACTCAGGCTCCAAAATTCGTCCGCCGGTGATTACCGTCGTGGGAGATGTTGCGGCCGATCGCAGCATTCCGAACTGGTTCGAGCAGCGTCCGCTTTTCGGTCAATCTTTCTTGATCACACGCCCAGAACATCAAGCGGCTGAGCTTCGTCGGCCACTGGAAGATCTTGGGGCGGAAGTGTACCTACAACCGGCGATCGACATCCGCTCCGCCGACGATCCTGCTCCGCTGGACAAAGCGATTTCAGACCTGAAATCGTTCGACTGGATCGCATTTTCCAGTCGAAACGGCGTAACGTTTTTCATGGATCGGCTGCTGCAGTCTGATTGGGATTACCGAGCGATTGGACACTTAAAAATTGGAGCCATCGGTCCCGGCACAGCAGAGCAACTTGAGCAATATGGCTTCAAAGCCGACATCTTACCCGAAGAATACCGTGCCGAATCGCTAGTCGAAGCGATGGGCGAAAGTGTCGCCGGAAAGAACGTGCTCTTACCCCGGGCATCTCGCGGTAGAGATGTTCTTCCGGTCGGACTGTCGGAGCTCGGGGCAAACGTGACCGAAGTAACCACCTACGAAAGTACCGACGTCACAGAAGTTTCAAGCGAAGTTATCAAACGGCTGGAAGGGGAGGGCTTCGACTGGGTGATCGTCACCAGCAGCGCGATCGCCCGGGCAACCGCGGCGCTGGTTCCAGACGCTTTAGCAAACAGCAAGATCGTCACGATCAGTCCGATTACGTCCGACACGATTCGCGAACTTGGCTACGAACCGGCCGTGGAAGCCGAAGTTTTCACCATGGATGGCATCGTTGAAGCGATTCTCAAATATGCTCAAGACAACGCCGTTTAGCGGCATCGCTTAACGCTGATAAATCGGCAGGTAGCCGAGATCGAGCTGCATCATAATCAGATTACAAGCCGTCACATAAATCGGCCCGATGCTGGTTTCGTCCCAATAGCCTTCGTTGTTTTGCTCGGTCGTAATCCGATCGTAGAGACGATTCCGGAAAGCCTCCCAGAATGTCTTGTCGTCGGTCCCTTCGCGATACACGACTTGCGAGTAATACAAGTACGAATAGTGCCAGTGGCTGAAGCTTTGGGCCTGAGTTTGAATCTGGTAGAGATTCTTTTTGCAGTAGTCGAGCATTTGCTGCACGACATCAGACTTCGCTTCCCCGGCGTTTTGCAGGCAGCAGATCGAAGCGGCCGTGATTGCCGGACGGGAAGTGCCGCGATTCTTAGAGCTGTACGAGATGCCGCCGTCCGGGTTTTGGCAATCGTAGATATACTTCTTCGCGTTCTCGATCACCTCATTCGGAACCGGAATACCAGCGTTCCGGCAGCCTCGTAGGCCCTGGACTTGAGTGATCGTGGTCGAGCCTTCGTCGAAGTCGTTTCCGTCTTTGGCGCTGACGTAACCCCAACCGCCAGATTTGGTTTGAGCGAAGACACTAAATTTCACCGCATTGGCCAAGATCTTAATGAGCTCTTCACGTCGCAGCGAGTCTTCTTCTTCTCCCAGCACTTGCGAAAGAAAAAGCATCGAGAAGCCGTGCCCATACGTGTAGCGGTTGTCGGTCACAGGATCGCCGATCAAACCATTGGGGCGTGCTTTAGAAACCAAAAATTCCACCGCGCGGCGAAGATTCTCGGAATATGGGCCCTGCATGGTGGTCGAGCCGGAAGCACACAGGGCTGTTCCCGCCAACGCGGTCATTGCCGTGGGATAGTTGGCAGCTGTCCAGTGACCGAGACGGGATTGGGTTCGCTGAACCCAACCGAGGCCCTTCTCGACGCAGGCCTCCCACGTGCGACGCTGTGAATCAGACGGGGGGGCGGCCAACAAAGGGGGAGCCATCGCTCCTGCGGAAAGTCCGCCTAGCATTCCCAACATCCGTCGACGATTCATGTTCAGCACTCGCTATCTCCCTTGATTTGCTGTGGCTTACTCCTATTTTTCCAGGCAAAGCGAACCACGTAAAGCAAACTTTCTCGATAGAAGGGGGCGAGAAGCGGGAATGCGCACGATTAATCGGGCATTTTCCACACCTGTGGGCTACACGTGCGGCTACTTCTGCTCGGCGAACGTCGTATACGAGAGGAATCCTAAGACAGCAGCACAGATGACAAAGGCAATATCCATCGTCATGCTGACGCCGCCGAATGGGACGCCTGCTAACATGTCGAGCGCGAATATCAGAAGTAGGAGAACGGAAACACCCATTCCCACAATCGTCAGCGCTTTCGACATTGGCAACTCCTGGAGCAAATCAGCGATACGCTACGGTGTGTGAAAAGACAAATTTTGACCAATTTATCCAGTCCATCCAGTATACCTCAAGCTTCGGCAATGTCACCTAGAGTGCAAATTCTGCCGTTTCAAGGGCATCCAGCCAAGCCTTGCTGGCCGCCTGGACGGTGTTGGGCGATTGGAAAAGTCTTTAAATTGGTACGATACCGGCCCGGTGAAAAACGTCCTAATTTACGACGTAACTATATTTCCAACAAGTCTTTCAGTCGATCTTAAAAGAAGCTTTTCATGACGTTTTCTGACGATTCTCGGTGGCAGTCGTTTCGCGAAGCGATGCCCGTTGCCCAAAAATGGGCTTATTTCGACCATGCCGCCGTTGCTCCGTTGCCCCTGCCGACATCCAAGGCAATCCAGGCTTGGTGCGAACAAGCAGCCCACGAGGGGGATACGGTTTGGCTCGAATGGGAACAAGCCTTGGAAAACACTCGGCAGTCCGGAGCCAGGCTGATCGGGGCAAAAACCGATGAGATCGCTCTGATCAACAACACCACGCAGGGCATCAATATTGTCGCCGAGGGACTCGACTGGAAGCCTGGCGACAACCTGGTCGTGCTGGGCAACGAGTTCCCATCCAATCTTTATCCCTGGCTACATCAGCAATCGAAAGGAGTCGAAGTCCGCGTCATTCCGGTCGAGGGCGTCGAGCCTGATTTAAACCGAATCGCCGAAGCGTGCGACAGTCGAACGCGTCTCTTATCAATCAGTTGGGTCAGTTACAAAACAGGCTGGCGAATCGATCCGAAGACGCTCGCCAAAATCGCTCACGATGCCGGAGCGTTGTTCTTTCTCGACGCGATCCAAGGGATGGGCGTCTTTCCGCTGGACGTTCACGACGCCGATGTCGACTTCCTTGCCGCCGACGGTCACAAGTGGATGCTTGGCCCGGAAGGGGCAGGGCTGTTCTTTGTGAAGCACGAACTTTTGGATCAGCTTCACCCGATCGGTATCGGCTGGAACAGCGTCGCCGGGCGGAAAAACTTCGACAACATCGATCTCACGTTCCGCGACAGCGCCGCTCGCTACGAAGGGGGCTCGCAAAACATGCCAGGCTTGATCGGTCTCGGAGCAAGCCTCGATCTGCTTCTCGAATATGGGGCCGGGTCCAAGTCTTCTGCCGTTGGCGAGCGTGTTCTCGCGGTGACCGACATGGCTTGCGAAAAGCTCTCTGCTGTCGGAGCGAAGATCTTGGCCAGCCGCCAAGGGGATGAACGCTCGGGGATCGTTTCGTTTCAAATTCCTGGGAAGCAGCCCTCCGCGCTTCGTGCCGCTGGACAAAAGTCGGGCGTCAATTTCAGCGTTCGCGGCGACTTCGCTCGACTGAGCCCGCATGCTTACAACAACGAAGCCGATATCGATCGCTTGCTAGAAACGCTCGCTTCGGTCGAGTAAGCTTTCAGCTGACGAACCTGGTGCGGGAAGCCTGGCCGTAGATGCTTCCCGCTTCGTAAACCTGGCTGAAAGCGAAACCAACGATGGTTGACTTCACCGACCGCGATGACGACTACGTCGAAGTCGTTGCCGACCGCCCTATGCGTCCCAAGAAGATCACAGTTATCGCGGTGATTGCGATCATCTTTGGTGGGCTCTACGTACTCGGTTTTCTCGGCAGTATTCCCGGTCTTGTCATTCAGTTGGTCGCCCCAGATGCGTTTAACTTCGCACCACCAGGAGACGACCCCAGCGCGAAGATGCAGATCGAAATGCAGGAGAAAATGGGGGAAGTCACGCGAAAGTACATCTTGCCGATGTTCCTGCTTTCGATCACTTCGCTTGTCGCCGGCGTGCTGCTTCTTTATTCCTCTATTCAAGTTTTGCGACGCGATGAACTCGGCGACTACCGCTTGTTTCGCAACACGACGACGTTCTGTCTTGCGTTGGTCATTGCCAATACGATCTTCACCACGCTACTGCAAATGGCCAACATGAAGGCGATCGATGCGGCGTTTAGTGCCGAGAACTTTTCCGGCAGCAACCCCCGACAAGCCCAAGTCTTTCAGACCGTCATGTATTATTCCATGCTTCTAGGCGTCGTGATGGGGATCATGTTCCAACTGCTGAAGCTCGCTTACTTCGGCATTGCGAATTGGATCCTCAGCCATTACCTGAAGACGCGTACGGCTACCTGATTTTCCTCTCGGACAACTTTCCTCCTAGGTAACAATTTAATGGCGGATGGCAAACGAATCGCCGTTTACGTTGGATCGTTCGATCCCATCACTTTAGGTCACCTGAACTTGATCGAACGCAGTAGCACGCTGGTCGATCACCTGGTTGTGGGTATCGGTATCAATGCGGAAAAGTCTGGCCTGTTTAGTCCAGAGGAACGCATTGAGCTGGTTCAACGCGTGACGGCCGACATGCCGAATGTCGAGACGAAAACGTTCGACGGGCTCGCGGTTGAATTCGTCCGCAGCTGCGGGGCAACGGTGATGATTCGTGGTATTCGTCCGCTGACCGACATCGCCGGCGAATTCACGATGATGATGGCCAACCGCAAGCTCGATAGCGAGATCGAAACGATCTTTCTAATGGCTGATGAACAGTACGGGCACGTCTCTAGTTCGCTGCTGAAACAGATCACTCCGCTGGCCAACGACGAACAGCTCGAGAAGTTCGTGCCGAGCTCGATCATCCCCGATTTGCGGGCCAAACTAGCCACCAAGTAGACGCATCATCC is a window of Bremerella sp. TYQ1 DNA encoding:
- a CDS encoding type I phosphomannose isomerase catalytic subunit; translated protein: MPLNYPLIFKPTFRDYIWGGRRLGTVLNKPIPDEGDYAESWEVVDHGEDQSIVANGPEAGKTLGQLVNEFPEDLFGSKTPSATFPLLFKFLDANRDLSIQVHPDDTQGAKLDPPDLGKTEAWYILDAEPGAKVYVGLKEGLTQEDLAKAVVEDKVIDAMHVLEPQKGDCLFIPATTVHALGKGLLVAEIQQASNTTFRLFDWNRVGADGKPRQLHIQESLDTIDFEKGPVQPQEPQPTSDPDIERLVTCDKFILDRWEFDDRKSIGSDRSFHIVAVLEGKVRSSHAHLDQALGKGSTFLVPAGCGPLPLRALEPTVLLDMYLP
- a CDS encoding membrane or secreted protein, encoding MLLRLCILGLLLLPSAGCASLARPNWFNPGTVEQQRLRALHSDPYPDTEAGPEMVGVRPREYNSSLPEAVKNQPYSFLDPYGNPAF
- a CDS encoding pseudouridine synthase, with protein sequence MPGSSSSSSLVRLHKVLAEAGIGSRRKCEEIIEEGRVEVDGEFVTELGTTVDPAKQKITVDGQRIRVRRKQYFILNKPVGVISTNFDQDGRTRVIDLLPQEERLFTIGRLDRQSEGLIIVTNDGELANQLAHPRYGVAKTYHVEVAGAVSVDAIKMVQSGVYIAEGFIKAESCRLKRKLPKSSILEIILREGKNREIRRLLAKIGHKVLRLRRVAIGPLKLGEVPAGAFRELTPAEVKSLRDSSGKAPSSGGPKRKTAGRRDAGTSPTFRTGKKTTKKSPTYRGGKKKTKKKTAKKPLATESRRGQGRVVKQRAESRKKQQSRRKKS
- a CDS encoding dihydroorotate dehydrogenase electron transfer subunit; the protein is MSQFQFQATSIVENVPLAARIFRVRFEAPEIAAKIRPGQFVMVRIADCLDPLLGRAFALYDVIADENGQPKYVDVVYQVHGKLTSRLKQLEPGQNLEVWGPLGNGFTLPETEHLILVAGGIGQTPFLAVAKQVLGQQSYGAGESTTKKPKKVTLCYGARSVSDLAGLEDFKATGMDLKICTDDGSAGHHGLVTSLLDQALAEDIGQAHVLCCGPEKMMEAVSELTTERDIPCQVSLETPMACGIGICFTCVAPVHQEDGTWDYKRTCVEGPIFNACDIAWEHA
- the rpsT gene encoding 30S ribosomal protein S20, with product MPNTKSAKKRLRQNVVRRTHNRAVKSSIRSYIRKVREAVAANEFDKADELFVTTVKKLDKAGAKHVLHPKTTSRLKSRLNYHIKSAKDKAAA
- the cobA gene encoding uroporphyrinogen-III C-methyltransferase; its protein translation is MTPNVQDTTAKPTGTVYLVGSGPGDPGLVTEKGIQCLRQADVVLYDYLSNPQLLEYATAAQEMHCLGSHAQRKLWSQDRINEEMVAQAKQGKTIVRLKSGDPTVFARAAEEIEALRAADVPFQIVPGITTALAASAYAGIPLTHSEHASAVAFVTGHEKPGKDGSAIDFGALASFPGTLVFYMGVTTAPQWSAQLIQHGKSADTPCAIIRRCSWPDQETFRCTLGEIPNLLHSGSKIRPPVITVVGDVAADRSIPNWFEQRPLFGQSFLITRPEHQAAELRRPLEDLGAEVYLQPAIDIRSADDPAPLDKAISDLKSFDWIAFSSRNGVTFFMDRLLQSDWDYRAIGHLKIGAIGPGTAEQLEQYGFKADILPEEYRAESLVEAMGESVAGKNVLLPRASRGRDVLPVGLSELGANVTEVTTYESTDVTEVSSEVIKRLEGEGFDWVIVTSSAIARATAALVPDALANSKIVTISPITSDTIRELGYEPAVEAEVFTMDGIVEAILKYAQDNAV
- a CDS encoding prenyltransferase/squalene oxidase repeat-containing protein, which translates into the protein MNRRRMLGMLGGLSAGAMAPPLLAAPPSDSQRRTWEACVEKGLGWVQRTQSRLGHWTAANYPTAMTALAGTALCASGSTTMQGPYSENLRRAVEFLVSKARPNGLIGDPVTDNRYTYGHGFSMLFLSQVLGEEEDSLRREELIKILANAVKFSVFAQTKSGGWGYVSAKDGNDFDEGSTTITQVQGLRGCRNAGIPVPNEVIENAKKYIYDCQNPDGGISYSSKNRGTSRPAITAASICCLQNAGEAKSDVVQQMLDYCKKNLYQIQTQAQSFSHWHYSYLYYSQVVYREGTDDKTFWEAFRNRLYDRITTEQNNEGYWDETSIGPIYVTACNLIMMQLDLGYLPIYQR
- a CDS encoding aminotransferase class V-fold PLP-dependent enzyme, whose amino-acid sequence is MTFSDDSRWQSFREAMPVAQKWAYFDHAAVAPLPLPTSKAIQAWCEQAAHEGDTVWLEWEQALENTRQSGARLIGAKTDEIALINNTTQGINIVAEGLDWKPGDNLVVLGNEFPSNLYPWLHQQSKGVEVRVIPVEGVEPDLNRIAEACDSRTRLLSISWVSYKTGWRIDPKTLAKIAHDAGALFFLDAIQGMGVFPLDVHDADVDFLAADGHKWMLGPEGAGLFFVKHELLDQLHPIGIGWNSVAGRKNFDNIDLTFRDSAARYEGGSQNMPGLIGLGASLDLLLEYGAGSKSSAVGERVLAVTDMACEKLSAVGAKILASRQGDERSGIVSFQIPGKQPSALRAAGQKSGVNFSVRGDFARLSPHAYNNEADIDRLLETLASVE
- the coaD gene encoding pantetheine-phosphate adenylyltransferase, whose amino-acid sequence is MADGKRIAVYVGSFDPITLGHLNLIERSSTLVDHLVVGIGINAEKSGLFSPEERIELVQRVTADMPNVETKTFDGLAVEFVRSCGATVMIRGIRPLTDIAGEFTMMMANRKLDSEIETIFLMADEQYGHVSSSLLKQITPLANDEQLEKFVPSSIIPDLRAKLATK